Genomic window (Sulfurospirillum tamanense):
CTCCCCAATTCCAGCGCGCATTAACTTTACGCTCTCAAGGATATTGTTACGAATCAACATTCCTAACGCCACACAAGCAACTGCAACACCCAAAAACAACAACAACATCGTTAGCACGGCTTTATCTTTTTCTGCTATGGCAATCTGTGCTTCTTCGTTTGCTTTTTCTTGATTGTACCGCATATGGGCATCTAGCGCTCTTGTAAAAGCAAGTAGAACCGGTCTGTTTTCGTTGAGAAGATTTTCCGCTACACTTTTTTGCCCCGAAGCCGAAAGTGCCATAACGCGCTCTATTACCTCAGTAGCGTTTTTAAAGGCTACTGAGTTTTTTACCAAATGTTCCTTGTCTTTATCACTACTGAGCATCGCCTCGTAGGCTTTTAGGTTTGTAGTTATACGCCCTTTGACGGTTTCGATGGCTTTTTTTGCCCCTTCTTTTTTCTCCGCCTCCTCAAAAGAGATGTGCTCCCACAAGTTAAGACGTAGGCGGTAACCATCTTGAAGTGTATCAACCAGTAACATAATACTAGGAATGGAATTAACATTTGCGTAATTGGTTTGGTGATACACCTGTTCCAATTTTACATAACTGATGCCAAAAATGGCGCCAAGGCCAAGAACAGTCATGCCAATCATGGCAAGTAGTTGTTTTGAGAGGTTCATGGAAAACCCTTTCGTTGAAATGAAGTTTAAAAACTTCTAAGGGTATTATAGGCAAAAATTGTTGCATTTATGTGGCAAATTAATCGTTGAAAATAGTTATCAAATCCCTAG
Coding sequences:
- a CDS encoding MCP four helix bundle domain-containing protein, which codes for MNLSKQLLAMIGMTVLGLGAIFGISYVKLEQVYHQTNYANVNSIPSIMLLVDTLQDGYRLRLNLWEHISFEEAEKKEGAKKAIETVKGRITTNLKAYEAMLSSDKDKEHLVKNSVAFKNATEVIERVMALSASGQKSVAENLLNENRPVLLAFTRALDAHMRYNQEKANEEAQIAIAEKDKAVLTMLLLFLGVAVACVALGMLIRNNILESVKLMRAGIGE